A stretch of Carya illinoinensis cultivar Pawnee chromosome 14, C.illinoinensisPawnee_v1, whole genome shotgun sequence DNA encodes these proteins:
- the LOC122293275 gene encoding uncharacterized protein LOC122293275 — translation MAENTQIASSKEDPKAPKNLFSLFPKFKLELPFLKPGPKPEVRVVEEVKGEIVTGGDEGSETTNQKPDVVRFSERRALVPAPLVTEAEESSAKTSNPVILWQVYALGGFLVLRWIWARWQERRGKKGSSESDNEESSDVE, via the exons ATGGCTGAAAACACCCAAATCGCAAGCAGTAAAGAAGACCCAAAAGCACCCAAAAACCTGTTCTCGCTGTTCCCCAAGTTTAAGCTCGAACTCCCTTTTCTGAAGCCGGGACCTAAACCGGAGGTTCGTGTTGTAGAGGAAGTGAAAGGAGAAATAGTGACTGGTGGTGATGAAGGATCAGAAACTACGAATCAGAAACCGGACGTGGTGAGGTTTTCAGAGAGAAGAGCATTGGTCCCAGCCCCTTTGGTTACAGAGGCGGAAGAGTCTTCTGCGAAGACTTCCAACCCTGTCATTCTCTGGCAG GTTTATGCTCTTGGAGGGTTCCTTGTATTGAGGTGGATATGGGCAAGATGGCAAGAGAGGAGGGGCAAGAAGGGGTCTTCTGAGAGTGATAATGAGGAATCTTCAGATGTTGAATAG